ACCTCTCATAAGCGTTCTATCCAGCCACAGGTTCCCCAGTTTTTCCCGAATGCTTTCGGAATGTATGTTTTCGTGCAGGCCTATGAGATCGAAAGGTATAGATCTCGGTTTCAGCAAACTATTCTCCACTTAAGGTGGTTAAGTTTGGAGTGGATTAATGGTTCGCAAGTTCTGAAACCTCGAAAAATCAAGGTCGGTCGTTGCGACTGTTGCTCCACAAGAGACGGCCATAGAGGCAATATGCGCGTCCATGACAAGATTCCCGGTTGCTTGGGTTTCGGTAAGCATCCTTGCAAAAAGCGGCCAGTTTCTTGTACCAAAAGAAACCAAATGAGTGTTTTCACGATCGAGCCAATCGCTTACAACTTGAACGGCTTCAGACAGCGGTGCCGGGTTCCGTAAAATGCTCGGATGAGTCAAGATGCGAACGAATCCGGTAATTGTTTGCCACGAAAAGAAAACTTCTTTCTCGGAAAGCGTTTC
This sequence is a window from Acidobacteriota bacterium. Protein-coding genes within it:
- a CDS encoding PIN domain-containing protein, which encodes MIFPDVNMLLYAYDRNSPLHTEAKLWLEETLSEKEVFFSWQTITGFVRILTHPSILRNPAPLSEAVQVVSDWLDRENTHLVSFGTRNWPLFARMLTETQATGNLVMDAHIASMAVSCGATVATTDLDFSRFQNLRTINPLQT